A window of bacterium genomic DNA:
GCCCTGTGCCACGCGGTCCAGGAAACGCCCGTAGAAGGCATCAAGATGCGCCTGCAGCAGGCTCCGCTGGGCAGAGGTGAAAGTTTCTTGGTCGCCGAAGATCAGGGCATTCTCACCGCGATGAACATACTCGCGCTGGACGCCGATCTTCTCGAAGAAGCCGTGCCGATCGATCTTGCCCGCAAAAACACCGATCGAGCCGGTCAGGGTGCCAGGCTCGGCGAAGATGGAATCCGCACCGCAGGACACGTAATAACCACCCGAAGCAGCGTAACCCGACATCGAAGCCACGACCGGCTTGTACGCCCTCGCCGCGACGACCTCGTGCCAGATCACGTCGCTGGCGCTGGCGGAACCGCCAGGGCTGTCCACGCGCAGCACGATCGCATCGACACGATCGTCGCGCGCCGCTTCCCGGAGCCGTTCCGCCACGGTTTCGCTGCCCGCGGCCGGCCCCTGCCAGCCGTCTCTGGAATCGCCGTCGACAATGGTGCCCGCGACGTGCACGAGGGCGACACGCGGCCCCTTGCGGCCGCCGCCCCCCGCGTACACATAATCGGCCAAATCCGAGGTGCGCGTATCCCGGAACATGCTCTCCCTGAAATCCTGGAAGTAGAGGAGCGTGTCCGCCAGGCCTGCGGCTACCGCTCCGGCGCCGTCCCACAAGCCCTTGTCCACCGCCGCCGCCGCTGCTTCGAGAGACAGGCCGCGTCCGGACCGGATCATGTCCAGGAAACGCCGGAAGTGGTCGTCGACGATCGCCTCGATCATCTCCCGGTGCGCCGCCGAAGCCGAAGAGCGCGTCAACATCTCGGGCGCCGATTTGTAGCGCCCCACGTGCACGAAATCCGCCTCCATGCCCAGCTTGCCCAGGGTGCCGGCCAGGAAGATCATCTCGGCGCTCGCGCCGGTGATCATCAGCACGCCTTCCGGCGGCAGGGCCACCGTGCCGGCAGCCAACGCCAGGGCGTATTCGCGCGGTCCTCCCACGGTGAGCCAGGCCGCGACAGGCTTGCCGCTGGCGGCGAAACGCTCCACCGAAGCCCGCAACTCCTCCAGCTTGGCCCAGTCCATGGGCGCAGCCTCGATCTGCAGGATCAGCCCGGTGATGCCATCGTCCCGCGCGGCCCGGCGCAAGGCCGCGGTCATCTCGCTCATGACCGGACGATAGCCCGACGAGATCAGCCCCACCGTGCTCTGGTCCCGCTTCTCGGCATAGGCTCCCTCGATCTTCCAGTGCAGGACGCCATGGGTGGGCCCGCCGACATCGCCTTCCAGCTGCCTCACCAGGAGCCAGCCCGCGAGCAGCGCGCCGGCCGCCAGCATCGAGACGATCAGGATGACGATCCAGAACTTCTTCATGACCTCTCCTCCATGATTACCGGCGCTGCGGCGTCCCGCATCTCGAGGCAGCGGGCGACGAATCCGGCCAGGGCACGAGCCGCCCGGTCGATCTTGCGGAAGACCGGTATGCCGGCCGCTTCGATCATGGTAGCCATGGGATCGTACATTCCACCCGAATCCACGACGACCACGGCGGGCTTGTCCGACCGCGTCAGGATGCGGATGAATTCCCGCGGCTGGGAAGCCGGCCCTTCGAGGTTTTCGCCGTGGGCCCCGGCGGGATCGGCGGGAAGATTGTCGAGAGCCGGCGTGACCGGCACCGAGGAGATGATGGCACAGTCGATGGCGGCGCAGGACACGATCGCCTCCATCGCGAGGACGTAGGACGCGGTATCGGCCATGGGTGTGGCATCGACGGGATTGTCGCGGTGGGCGAACGCCGGCAGGGCCTCGTCCAGAACCGCTTTCACCTGGGGCGTGAAGGGCCGGAGCGTGAAACCGTCCACGATGTCCATCACCACCGAGCATTCGAATCCTGCGTTGCTCATGACGCCGAGGCGATTGCCACGCGCGCGCCGGGACATGAGCATGGTGAAGGTCTTTACGAGATCCTCGAAGTCCTCCAGGGTCTCGGCCACCAGCACCCCCGCCTCCTCCAGGCAGGCGCGGGTGACGTCGTAGTCGCCGGCCAGGGAGGCCGTGTGACTGGCCGCCGCCTGCGCGCCCAGCGGGGTCTTGCCCGCCTTGAACACGATGACCTGCTTCCCTTTAGCGGCTGCTTCGCGCGCGAACGCCGCGAACCTGGCGCCATCGCCCGGCTGGAATCCCTCCACGTAACAGCCGATCACGTCGACCGCATCCACCCGGAGGAAGTGGGCGAGGAAATCCGCAACCGTCAGATCCATCTGGTTGCCGAAGCTGATGCTGGCCCGGGGGTTGATAACACCGTCGTAATTGCTGGCAAATGCCACGAGATAGGCGCCCGACTGGCTGACCAGAGCCAGATTGCCTCCGGCTGCGGCGTCGGCGAAGGGCAGCTTGTAGGGCGGCAGGAAGAAGGTGTTGTACTCGTCGCGGCTGACGATACCCAGACAGTTGCCGCCCACCATGACCGGCCCGCCGTCCCCACGGGCGTGCCCCGCGGCAAGGCTCGCCTCGATGTCGCGGGCGAGCTCCGGATTGCCTGACTCGGCGAATCCGCCCGGGATCAGGATCACGGTCGAGGCGGCGTCCCGCTCCACCAGCTCGGCGATCGCGTCCCGCGCGCCCGCGGCAGGGATACAGACCACCG
This region includes:
- the sppA gene encoding signal peptide peptidase SppA, with protein sequence MKKFWIVILIVSMLAAGALLAGWLLVRQLEGDVGGPTHGVLHWKIEGAYAEKRDQSTVGLISSGYRPVMSEMTAALRRAARDDGITGLILQIEAAPMDWAKLEELRASVERFAASGKPVAAWLTVGGPREYALALAAGTVALPPEGVLMITGASAEMIFLAGTLGKLGMEADFVHVGRYKSAPEMLTRSSASAAHREMIEAIVDDHFRRFLDMIRSGRGLSLEAAAAAVDKGLWDGAGAVAAGLADTLLYFQDFRESMFRDTRTSDLADYVYAGGGGRKGPRVALVHVAGTIVDGDSRDGWQGPAAGSETVAERLREAARDDRVDAIVLRVDSPGGSASASDVIWHEVVAARAYKPVVASMSGYAASGGYYVSCGADSIFAEPGTLTGSIGVFAGKIDRHGFFEKIGVQREYVHRGENALIFGDQETFTSAQRSLLQAHLDAFYGRFLDRVAQGRGMSGDQVHEVAQGRVWTGRQALAAGLVDDLGGLDRALDAVRRMLDVALDSPLLLVTSERRPGLLERLLIRSLHESGASASLAPGLRTMAGAGLLRQVELCDGRPLALLPWGIEFR
- a CDS encoding acetate--CoA ligase family protein, with the translated sequence MPTERHELIDSFLAAILPSGHGPGGGTDGGCRLSESEVYGLLAAVGMTTCGYEVLPADADAACREHWLSRALRLAGGRGKLVLKVLGRDILHKSDLGGVRILVEPSEGDLSTAADEMLRRLEFAAPGSVEGIVATEFVPHGANVAGQELLLSVKQDAAFGPVVVIGLGGVLTEWYGEGTGGRSRLILPVPGLTRQRVSVVLEHHPLLSLLCRPSRLYPEPPLSADILADRVMDLAELAAAYGPGEDGEFTIEELEINPAVARDGELVAIDGVGLVSRRKWPKPDRPLVLIEKLLHPRSAAVLGVSARSANPGRIIMRNLQHSRGVAAEKLHVVHPERESIDGVACVRSISELPARVDLAVVCIPAAGARDAIAELVERDAASTVILIPGGFAESGNPELARDIEASLAAGHARGDGGPVMVGGNCLGIVSRDEYNTFFLPPYKLPFADAAAGGNLALVSQSGAYLVAFASNYDGVINPRASISFGNQMDLTVADFLAHFLRVDAVDVIGCYVEGFQPGDGARFAAFAREAAAKGKQVIVFKAGKTPLGAQAAASHTASLAGDYDVTRACLEEAGVLVAETLEDFEDLVKTFTMLMSRRARGNRLGVMSNAGFECSVVMDIVDGFTLRPFTPQVKAVLDEALPAFAHRDNPVDATPMADTASYVLAMEAIVSCAAIDCAIISSVPVTPALDNLPADPAGAHGENLEGPASQPREFIRILTRSDKPAVVVVDSGGMYDPMATMIEAAGIPVFRKIDRAARALAGFVARCLEMRDAAAPVIMEERS